In Veillonellales bacterium, a genomic segment contains:
- a CDS encoding biotin/lipoyl-containing protein — translation MIHRKTVMILTAVLLAVLGTWAMAADKTIDQTSVLSGRVVAQGLVTPGTVVSEGNILVNVQTIAGPMPTARATSDGVVREVLVKAGDTIHSGDVVARIEPAHK, via the coding sequence ATGATTCATAGAAAAACTGTTATGATTCTCACGGCAGTGCTGCTTGCCGTCCTTGGCACCTGGGCAATGGCTGCAGACAAAACCATTGATCAAACGAGTGTTCTGTCAGGCCGGGTGGTAGCTCAGGGGCTGGTGACACCGGGAACAGTTGTAAGCGAAGGAAATATTCTGGTGAATGTTCAAACCATTGCCGGCCCAATGCCGACGGCAAGGGCCACAAGTGACGGCGTGGTAAGAGAAGTCCTGGTAAAAGCAGGAGACACTATCCATTCCGGCGATGTAGTGGCACGGATCGAACCGGCGCACAAATAA
- a CDS encoding phosphodiester glycosidase family protein, with translation MKKLRLSILLAGLMLFLLSQVVWAASASNPEIQKIRFSQSAEKIRIVLDVSTIPTYTTSLEPDNLHLDVDFAGTLASGVLPQMTFNDEVVSGLRVVETEPGKLRAIVDLKTAAVYKVFSLTGPNRLVIDIVKGYDQKITQEIAPGVRYTSWSRGSSAGPVAAYILDVNLKAGYRVKPVLSNDAISGLETVKSMADRVQAIAAVNGSYFDPDGEILGLLMLDGKIVSVSDLPRTAMGVTAEGNILFDQVDYNGTVTLPGDKLIAISGVNCERGPDNLILYNSFYGSTTGTNEFGAEYVITGDTVTSVNGNNSALTAGSVVLSAHGTAAQVLSGLKVGSKVKISQTLGSVWDKAVYVLGAGPMLVKDGSVYLTTKTEQFGSDVASGRAPRTALGLDKQGHLLLVVVDGRQSHSIGMTLLELAQFMQELGAVNAMNLDGGGSSDMVVNGKVVNKPSDGRERLVGDSLVILKN, from the coding sequence ATGAAAAAGCTGAGATTATCGATTCTGCTCGCAGGATTGATGCTCTTCCTGCTGTCGCAGGTCGTATGGGCAGCTTCGGCCAGTAATCCGGAGATACAAAAAATTCGCTTTAGCCAATCGGCGGAAAAAATTCGCATTGTATTAGATGTAAGTACAATACCTACATATACTACAAGTTTAGAACCGGATAATCTGCATTTGGACGTTGATTTTGCCGGTACCTTGGCTTCCGGGGTTTTGCCTCAGATGACTTTTAATGATGAAGTCGTCAGCGGGCTGCGCGTAGTGGAAACCGAGCCGGGGAAATTGCGAGCTATTGTAGACTTGAAGACCGCCGCCGTATATAAGGTATTTAGTCTTACCGGCCCGAATCGTCTGGTTATTGACATTGTTAAGGGATATGATCAAAAAATTACCCAGGAGATAGCTCCGGGAGTGCGTTATACCAGCTGGTCGCGGGGAAGCTCGGCCGGACCGGTTGCCGCTTATATATTGGATGTGAATTTAAAAGCCGGCTACCGTGTAAAACCGGTATTGTCCAATGATGCCATATCCGGGCTGGAGACAGTCAAATCCATGGCGGACCGGGTGCAGGCTATTGCCGCTGTAAACGGCTCCTATTTCGACCCGGACGGTGAAATTCTGGGGCTGCTGATGCTGGATGGAAAGATTGTCAGCGTATCGGATTTACCCCGGACTGCCATGGGGGTCACAGCGGAGGGAAATATTCTCTTCGATCAGGTGGATTATAACGGTACAGTGACTCTGCCGGGAGATAAATTAATCGCCATCAGCGGCGTGAATTGCGAACGGGGACCGGACAATTTAATTTTATATAACAGCTTTTATGGCAGTACTACCGGTACGAATGAGTTTGGGGCGGAATACGTGATTACCGGCGATACGGTGACCTCCGTCAATGGCAATAATTCGGCTCTCACAGCCGGCAGTGTGGTATTGTCCGCCCATGGGACGGCAGCTCAGGTACTGTCGGGGTTAAAGGTGGGGAGCAAAGTAAAAATCAGTCAGACTCTGGGCAGTGTATGGGACAAAGCAGTCTATGTCTTGGGTGCGGGGCCGATGCTGGTTAAAGACGGCAGTGTGTATCTGACGACCAAAACCGAGCAGTTCGGTTCCGATGTAGCCAGCGGTCGCGCACCGAGAACGGCTTTGGGCCTGGACAAACAGGGACATTTACTGCTGGTGGTTGTAGATGGACGGCAAAGCCATAGTATTGGTATGACATTGTTGGAGCTGGCTCAGTTTATGCAGGAACTGGGTGCTGTCAATGCCATGAATTTGGATGGCGGCGGATCCAGCGATATGGTGGTAAACGGCAAGGTCGTCAATAAGCCTTCCGACGGACGGGAACGTTTGGTAGGCGATTCCCTGGTTATTTTAAAAAATTAG
- a CDS encoding rod-binding protein yields the protein MGINSIDTQTGINNYKSGQIKAVGALADKLEKSAAGQSGISQDDIKLKHACRDMEAVFLNLLLTEMRKTVPKSSLLGDQSQEELMTSMLDSEMTKNMAQAGGIGLADMLYRQLRITTAKGNFTGQAPK from the coding sequence ATGGGAATTAATAGTATTGATACCCAGACAGGAATAAACAATTATAAATCGGGTCAAATTAAAGCCGTCGGTGCTCTTGCCGATAAGCTGGAAAAATCTGCTGCCGGTCAGTCGGGAATAAGTCAGGATGATATTAAGCTTAAACATGCCTGCCGGGACATGGAAGCCGTATTTCTTAACTTACTGCTTACCGAAATGCGAAAGACAGTGCCTAAGTCCAGCTTGTTGGGGGATCAGTCCCAGGAGGAACTCATGACATCGATGCTGGACAGTGAAATGACGAAAAATATGGCTCAAGCCGGAGGAATCGGGTTGGCGGATATGCTTTATCGCCAGCTCCGAATAACAACGGCAAAGGGAAATTTTACGGGTCAGGCACCTAAATAG